The segment GTTATGACAATGCTTCCTAGAGAGCTTCTTTTCCCATCTCAAGGTAGAGTAACTCTATCTTTATGACATACGAAGTATAGTTGAAGCATAAAGAAGAATCGAAAAATTCATCCGATTCTATAACAAAGAACGAGTACAACGAAAGCTGAAAATACTGGCGCCGATAGACGTATTGGTGTCAGTTAATGGGCTATGGTTTTTTCCAATGTCCAATAAATGAGGTTTTGACCAGGGATCAGTTTAGGTTTTTTTATTTTTTGTCAATGAAAATTGCATAAAACGCCGACAGATGTAACGATATTCTTTCTCTTATGTTGTTCAATAGTGAAAGGTGGACATGGCGGTAGACCTCCGTCCCGAAAATTCCTAAAAGCATGATGTCCAGGATGACGAGATCAAAACTGGCCTTGCTTAAGCTGCTCCAGCGCCGCTTCGTCATCATAGACCGATTCGAATTCCATGAGTTCCGCCAAAAGATAAGCAGAGATGCTCTGTACACATTGTCGTCGCAGATCAATACTCTAATCTTCGCCTACATGGTTATCTGCCTGTCTGAAGTAAAAAATTGCGGGTTTCTCAAATTTATATTGACATGATCGGAGAAAAAGATAATGCGGCGGCGGTTCACTGTATGTCCGAATGGAAGGCATTACCGCTGCGGAATTGACTTGTTATGCACAAACTTTTGATATCAAAGGGATAAATTCACAAAAAGTTCACTAAATTCCAGCAAAATTCGACAATATATGCCAGACTTTTAAGTTAAACTTAAAAATACCATTATGTATCGTTAAAAGTCTATTGTCCTATGGATTTCCAAAACATGCAGTATTCATTGATTCCTATAACCTAAGCAAAGAGGTCCTGAAGCTATGATAAATTGCAAAAGCGATACGAGACTTTATCCGTTAACCCATCCTCAGAAGAGAATCCTTTATTTGGAAAATATCTATCCCGCCACTTCTTTGTACAATATTGGTGGAACAATTAGAATCAAAGGATTCGTTGATTTCATGTTACTTGAGAAATCGATTCATATCCTGATCGAACGGAACGAAGGATTACGGCTTAAGTTTATTCAGGCTGATGGAGAAGTCAGGCAGTTCGTAGCTTGCTATGATCCTATACATCTTGAATATATAGACTTTTCACAATGTCTTGATCCTGAAGCCGAATTGAAAAAGTGGGCTGAAGCAGAAGCTGAAAAGCCTTTTGTGTTGGAGGATAGCCAACTATTTTATTTTGCTATGTTCAAATTGTCTGACAGTGTGAACGGTTATTATGTCAAACTTCATCATATTGTTGCTGACGGCTGGTCCATTCATATTATGACGGAACAAATTACAGAACATTATATGAAGCTACTGAATGATGAATCAATAAATTTTAACTCACATTCTTATATTGAATATATAGATTCCGAGAAGAAATATTTACTGTCAGACCGCTTCCAGAAAGATAAGCTGTACTGGTGCGAGAAGTTCAGGGATTTAACGAGTCTCGATTTGAACAAAAGTTCAAATAGCATCTCCGGCCGACGAATGACATTTGAACTTGAAACAGGCTTATCTGCAAGAATCAAGGAATTTACCGACTTGCGGAACATTTCACTCAATACATTTTTTGTATCTTTATATTTGATTTATCTATACAGGACCACACAGCAAGAAAATTTTGTTGTAGGAACTCCTGTTATGGGCAGATCTGGGAAAAAGGAAAAAAATATATTTGGAATGTTCACAAGCACAATGCCATTCCGATTCACCTTCGAGAGAAATTTTACAGTTAATGAGATGATAATGAGCGTCAATGAACAGCTCATGGGATGTTATTTTCATCAAAAATATCCTTATGACTTGCTGGTACAGGATTTGGAACTGAAACGCAAGGGCTATGACAACCTATTTCAGACATGCGTGAATTATTACAATACAAGACTTAATCAAGAACTCAACGGTTCGCCGATTGAGAACATTGAATTTTATAATGGCAACCAGATCTATGCTCTGCAACTGGTGATTAAAGATTGGTCCTCTACGCAAGGCTTGACTTTGGATTTTGATTACAAGCTGCATGTCTATTCTGAAGAACAGATCACTGAATTGTATTCTCGGTTGATGAAATTGATTTATCAAATGCTGGAATGTCCTGAAGGAGAAATAGATCGTTTAGCTTTAATCGGCGTTGAAGAGGAAATGGGATTATTATATGAGTTTAATGCTACACGAGCAAAATATCCCAAAGATAAACTTATATATGAGCTGTTTCAGGAACAGGTGTGCAAAACGCCTGATCGGATCGCAGTTAGCTTTAAAGGGAAAGGGCTTACATATTTGGAATTGAACTTTAGGTCCAACCAGCTTGCACGCTATTTAATTGATCAAGGAACAGGCGCTGAAACGGTTATTGGACTGATGACCACGCATTCTATGGAAACTGTTATAGGCATCATGGGTATCCTGAAGGCTGGGGGGACTTATCTCCCTATTGATACCGACTATCCACAGGAGCGGATAGTCTATATGCTCAAAGACTCGAAGTGCAGTTTGCTGCTCACTAATGTAGAAGTTAGCTTTAATTTTGGAGAAAATGTGGAAGTGGTCATCCTTGATAATCTAAGGCTCAACGCAGGTAATGGAACGAACCTGAAATCCCGAAGCACTCCCCAGAATGTGGCTTACATTATTTACACCTCCGGTTCGACCGGGCAGCCCAAGGGAACGATGATTGAACACCGAGGTCTGGTTAATTATATTTGGTGGGCCCGAAAAATCTACGCTCCAGGTAAAGATGAGGTGTTTGCTTTATATTCGTCGCTGGCCTTTGATTTGACAATCACCTCAATTTTTACTCCCTTAATAAGTGGTAACCGGATTATTGTGTACAACGGGAATGACGATGAACAGGAGTATGTATTGTATCGAATTATACGGGATAATCTGGCAACCGTAATCAAATTGACTCCTGCACATTTAGCCTTGCTGAAGGAGTTGGATAATCGAAACTCATCTGTCAGAAGATTTATAGTAGGCGGAGAAGATTTGAAGACACATCTGGCTAAAGAAATCCATGAAAGCTTTGAGGGTAATGTTGATATATTTAATGAGTACGGACCTACTGAGACAGTCGTAGGCTGTATGATACATAAATATGAGTACGGGTTCGATAGCAAGATTTCAGTTCCAATAGGGATACCGGCTGATAATGTACAGATTTATATTCTGGATAAACAATTGAACCCTGTTTCTCCGAATATAACGGGTGAAATTTATATTTCAGGAGATGGGATCGCCAGAGGCTATGTGAACAGACTTGAACTGACAAAAGAAAAATTTCTTGCAAACCCGTATATAAATGGAGCTAAAATGTACAAGACCGGTGATCTGGCCCGCTTCTTAAGCAACGGAATTGTTGAGTATGTAGGAAGGGCCGACCAGCAAGTCAAAATTCGCGGTTACCGGATTGAATTGGGCGAGATTGAAGCCATTATTTTGAGCCATGAATCTATTAAACAAACTGTTTTAATCGATCTTGAAGATCAAAACCATAACAAATATCTGTGCGCGTACATCGTTACCAAACTCGAGGCTAGGGTGTTTGAAAGCGATATCAGAAGATTCCTGCGGCAGTATTTACCTGAATATATGGTTCCCTCTCACATTATTGAACTGGAGCAAATTCCGTTGACCCTCAACGGAAAAGTTAACAGAGAGCTGTTACCTTCACCACTAAATCAATCAGTACATCCTACGGAAAGCATCACCCACAGAAATGAGCAGGAAAGAGTTCTTGCTGCAGAGCTTTGTGAAATTTTGAACTTGAAGCAAGTAAGCATGAAGCATAACTATTACCACCTTGGGGGAGATTCGATCAAAGCGATACAAATTGCTTCCAAGTTAAGCGGGTACGGCTTCAAGATTACCGTCAAAGATATTCTCTCCCACCCAATCATCGAGGAAATGGCATTATGCATACAAAAGAAAAAAATAGCCATCGCTCAACGTGGCCTTTGTCAGGGAACTGTCAAATCTACACCTGTTGTATCGTGGTTTATGTCGCAGAATTTCATCTGCCGGAATCATTACAACCAGAGTATTTTGCTGGAAGTAGGCCGGGAGATCGGAACCACGCAACTGGAGACTATAATGTATCAACTGATCGCACATCACGATGCTT is part of the Paenibacillus sp. FSL M7-0420 genome and harbors:
- a CDS encoding amino acid adenylation domain-containing protein, which produces MINCKSDTRLYPLTHPQKRILYLENIYPATSLYNIGGTIRIKGFVDFMLLEKSIHILIERNEGLRLKFIQADGEVRQFVACYDPIHLEYIDFSQCLDPEAELKKWAEAEAEKPFVLEDSQLFYFAMFKLSDSVNGYYVKLHHIVADGWSIHIMTEQITEHYMKLLNDESINFNSHSYIEYIDSEKKYLLSDRFQKDKLYWCEKFRDLTSLDLNKSSNSISGRRMTFELETGLSARIKEFTDLRNISLNTFFVSLYLIYLYRTTQQENFVVGTPVMGRSGKKEKNIFGMFTSTMPFRFTFERNFTVNEMIMSVNEQLMGCYFHQKYPYDLLVQDLELKRKGYDNLFQTCVNYYNTRLNQELNGSPIENIEFYNGNQIYALQLVIKDWSSTQGLTLDFDYKLHVYSEEQITELYSRLMKLIYQMLECPEGEIDRLALIGVEEEMGLLYEFNATRAKYPKDKLIYELFQEQVCKTPDRIAVSFKGKGLTYLELNFRSNQLARYLIDQGTGAETVIGLMTTHSMETVIGIMGILKAGGTYLPIDTDYPQERIVYMLKDSKCSLLLTNVEVSFNFGENVEVVILDNLRLNAGNGTNLKSRSTPQNVAYIIYTSGSTGQPKGTMIEHRGLVNYIWWARKIYAPGKDEVFALYSSLAFDLTITSIFTPLISGNRIIVYNGNDDEQEYVLYRIIRDNLATVIKLTPAHLALLKELDNRNSSVRRFIVGGEDLKTHLAKEIHESFEGNVDIFNEYGPTETVVGCMIHKYEYGFDSKISVPIGIPADNVQIYILDKQLNPVSPNITGEIYISGDGIARGYVNRLELTKEKFLANPYINGAKMYKTGDLARFLSNGIVEYVGRADQQVKIRGYRIELGEIEAIILSHESIKQTVLIDLEDQNHNKYLCAYIVTKLEARVFESDIRRFLRQYLPEYMVPSHIIELEQIPLTLNGKVNRELLPSPLNQSVHPTESITHRNEQERVLAAELCEILNLKQVSMKHNYYHLGGDSIKAIQIASKLSGYGFKITVKDILSHPIIEEMALCIQKKKIAIAQRGLCQGTVKSTPVVSWFMSQNFICRNHYNQSILLEVGREIGTTQLETIMYQLIAHHDALRLNYHPRKQEMYYNNEHLNNPYLIPEYILSVLPPSAQSDAMQNMAEQIKGSLDIEKDLLIKACIFITGSLKNKLLITAHHLVVDAVSWRIILEDMANMLKQISLGQPLTLPDKGHSYQEWAIALEYYGSRLLTEELLYWEELLNKDFHFPIEYDLGPDTVSSLQTFSSQLSKQDTGRLMMEANVAYRTEPRDILIASLARTIEQLTGISEIVIELEGHGREDIAEDINVSRTVGWFTSFFPLYISRSSDDLEINIKEVKESIRRIPGNGINFGVLKYLTGAFREEINRNIRFNYLGDFTADYRPGEMELLTEQSDGDIGSDNHLSCLIDINCLVVGSELKVMISSSSNKFSESLMKRFLHIYMDNLTMIINHCCDKKTVEFTPSDFDTLDITTEELESLFN